The window CGCtcaatttattccattccagtcattacaatgagcctgtcctatatctcctcccaccagcctccaatggtgtgcatgtgtgtgtttgctatgtgtttgtgtgtatgcgtgaCTGTGTGCGTGCCTATATGTCTCTGGTAAAGTGTTAAAGCCACTAGTCTGTTGTAATAATAGTAAACCTACAATAGTCCTGCAGTATACAGAGCCAGGGCTGAGGGCTGGGAGTGAGACTGCAGGTTATGTACTCAGTACTGAAGGtgaccctgctcctctcctctgctgatCTCATTACTGGCAGAAATAGAAACCGCCTTACAATCTAACCGCTCTGCTCTTTTTATATGCTTGTGGGAGGGAAATAGatggtgaggaagaggagagaagctcTGTTTGAGTGAGGTCAAGCTTGTGTTTGCTTCTTCTGAAAGAATCAGACTCTCAGGTTAAGATATCAGGGTTCCAATCCGGATGGCTCTTTTTTTGCAACAACCGATGACAGTGGGGTTTAGAAACTGATGCAAGTCAACAGTTGATTCTTGCCAAGCTGACGTAGGTAAAGATGAAGGCTACAGGACAAATGGTCAACAATTGAACTGCCATTGTACACACTTATTGGTCACCTTGTGTAGTACAACTCCAAAGAGTGCGACGGTGTGGTCCACGAAGAGTGCGACGGTGTGGTCCACGAAGAGTGCAACGGTGTGGTCCACGAAGAGTGAGACGGTGTGGTCCACGAAGAGTGAGTCGGTGTGGTCCACGAAGAAGAGTGAGACGGTGTGGTCCACGAAGAAGAGTGAGACGGTGTGGTCCACGAAGAAGAGTGAGACGGTGTGGTCCACGAAGAGTGAGACGGTGTGGTCCACGAAGAGTGAGACGGTGTGGTCCACGAAGAGTGAGACGGTGTGGTCCACGAAGAGTGAGACGGTGTGGTCCACGAAGAGTGAGACGGTGTGGTCCACGAAGAGTGAGACGGTGTGGTCCACGAAGAGTGTGACGGTGTGGTCCACGAAGAGTGAGACGGTGTGGTCCACGAAGAGTGAGACGGTGTGGTCCACGAAGAGTGAGACGGTGTGGTCCACGAAGAGTGAGACGGTGTGGTCCACGAAGAGTGAGACGGTGTGGTCCACGAAGAGTGAGACTGTGTGGTCCATGAAGAGTGAGACGGTGTGGTCCACGAAGAGTGCGACGGTGTGGTCCACGAAGAGTGTGACGGTGTGGTCCATGAAGGTTCTCTCTCAGCAGCATATCAGATGGTATGATGATGATATACTTATATGACAAAAGGCCAGGAGTTACATCAGATGAGGCTGATGATGACTCTGTTATTCGTTGTCTGAACAATGTAATGGATTGGTCCCCCCCATATCTTGAATATAGTCTGTCAAATACGGTTATGAAACTGACATTGGGGGGGGGAATTGTATACACTACACGATTTTGTGATGATGAATCTTGTTAATTGGTCTGTCTCATTAAATAGAAATAACAATACATATTCAGAGTAAGTTAAAGATATAATGGCATTACATACATTTAGTGTATGTGATCGTCTCCTGTCTTAAGCCATACTGGAGGTTAACCATATCCTGACCTCAAGTTATGTGCCGTAATTTGCTGATTTCTGCAGTGTCATCAGTGTATGGTATTATAACTCTGAATTAATCTATGTTATTTCTCTTTGTGTAGATGTTTATTGTTTGCATGATTTTTGTATTTCTTCAGCGAGTTAAACCAATGCTTGAAAACCACAATTCCACCATCACATGTGGTTCAAGGTTTCTTACATCTGTACGTTTGGTAAGACCACATACCTGTGTGATTCATTTATGTTGTGCCATCACTTACCTGGAAGTTCTCTTTACTGCCTCATCTGAGGCAAATTTAAGAACAGAACTAATGTATAGATCTAGAACATGGTAGAAACTAATAATGAGTATTGTAACCTTTAGCAAGGCACTTGTATTACCATTCACTATTCCTCTTGAATAGAAATAAGCCTGTTAACTACCTTCCTTCAGTAAAATCAGTTCCAGTAGACAGATGTTAGACAGGCAGCATATGTTCCTGTTTCCCAGCTCAGTCGGTACCTAACATGTAACAAACATGGTTGCCTTTTCTCTTCTGTGAAGCTGTGTGTATTAAGGAGCTGTAACCCGTATCCTCCTGTAAAAGTGACGTTTTCTGTCAGTGTCAACAGTGTCCAATGTTCCTGTCTTTTTGACCAACATTTGCTTCCTTACCAGGTGTACTGTATGCTTTTCCTGTGTACCATGCACTGTTGATTAAAACGGTTCAAAATGTTGATTGTGTGAACCAGGCAATGACTATATTCTCATCACATTTTATTAGGAACATGTTCCTTCTTCATTTAAGGATATGGTTGAATCTTATCTGATGGCCCCTAGTTCTAGAACTGTATATTGCCAGGGTAAAAGAAAATGAAAATCCACACCACTAGTACATCAAAGAATACACTCCTTATATGACAAAGGTCATCCAAGCTCGGTCTCCCAGTCCTTGTTCTCCATGCTACTGACCAAGCTCGGTCTCCCAGTCCTTGTTCTCCATGCTACTGACCAAGCTCGGTCTCCCAGTCCTCGTTCTCCACACTACTGACAAAGAACGGACCTGTCCCTGTGTTATCAAAGTTCTCATCCCACTCCAAATCTTCATCATCGCTGTCCACCAACACCACGGCAGTGCCATCGTTGGTTAACTGTACTCTAGAGTTCTCCAGTAGGAACTTTGTGAGACGCTGGACTGTCCCACTCAGAGCTTGCACTCTGGGGCAGGAGCACAACCTGACCAaggggacacacacagactgaccttcTCTGTAGGGCTCcacctgtcccatgtctgttctaccctctccccccacctcctcaTTCTCTACCTCAAACCCTCTACCACCTGCCTCCACTCGCTCCACTTCACCTGTCTGACTCTCCTCCCTGTCCATTCCTTCTCTCGAACAACCCTCTTCATCTGTCTGTTCTGATTCTTCATCCCCCACTCCACGTATCTCCTCCAGCCACTCTCTCTTCAGGGTCTCAGCCCAGTACAGGACCTCATTCACCAGAGTCCTCTGGAAGATATTGCTGTCACACAGGCTTGGGTACACCACGTTGTATAACTGGAgtatgagggatggagagaaagggtaAGGGAAAGACAATGTGAGAAATAGGTTAGGACAGAGGGGCCTATTTTATTCTCACTGGCCACTTTCTGAAACGCATGCAAAACTAAGTGACACTGATACTTTGATCTCTGACTCTGATCACACAGGTAATGAGACAGGATTAAACAACAAGAGTAGACCCCATTTGTGCCTCCTCACCACTCTGTAAGGAAGATGCTCCTCTGCGACATTATTTTGCAGACGTGGTGCGTCACCTCCTGACCTGTCTATCTGAAACACTCCGATTTGAGAGCAGAACCCGATGCTCTCCTCCTGGGCCGGTATCTGTCCTACACCTGTAAACGCCACCACATAACCAAACTCTTTgcacaccttcagagccctgggagagcaggagggatgggagaggatgaGTGCAAACTAAGTACAAATAAGAAAAAGGTATACCTTTTTAGAATGATGATTATAATACAGGCATACTGACTGCATGGTAATGTACACATACCAGGTCTGAAACTCTACTTTAGTCCATTCAAATTTGTGGTCGTAGTGTCTAAACCCTGTCAGCCCGGGGAGCAGGGGGTTGAAGTCAGCGTTTGGAGTGCTAATGATTGCTGCTACTGGGGCCATGTAGCCAAATACAACCTCAGTGAACCTATCCACATCCTCAAGCTGTAGGTGCTCAATGCTGTAGAGAGCAAGTTTGTGGTTAACATAAAATACCATGACAATATTGAAGGGCACATGATGGGCAAACCCTTACATGTGGCAATCAACATGGAATTGATGTACCAGTATGTTGGTGC is drawn from Oncorhynchus tshawytscha isolate Ot180627B linkage group LG05, Otsh_v2.0, whole genome shotgun sequence and contains these coding sequences:
- the LOC112247080 gene encoding uncharacterized protein LOC112247080; the encoded protein is MDHTVTLFVDHTVALFVDHTVSLFMDHTVSLFVDHTVSLFVDHTVSLFVDHTVSLFVDHTVSLFVDHTVSLFVDHTVTLFVDHTVSLFVDHTVSLFVDHTVSLFVDHTVSLFVDHTVSLFVDHTVSLFVDHTVSLFFVDHTVSLFFVDHTVSLFFVDHTDSLFVDHTVSLFVDHTVALFVDHTVALFVDHTVALFGVVLHKVTNKCVQWQFNC
- the henmt1 gene encoding small RNA 2'-O-methyltransferase, whose translation is MNTIFTPPLYIQRYEFVIDFVKENKPKKVVDLGCNDCTLLRKLKFHKEIELLAGLDIDCAVIRAKMYELAPIPTDYLQPGDHPLTIELYQGSVTERDPRTKGFDLVTSIELIEHLQLEDVDRFTEVVFGYMAPVAAIISTPNADFNPLLPGLTGFRHYDHKFEWTKVEFQTWALKVCKEFGYVVAFTGVGQIPAQEESIGFCSQIGVFQIDRSGESEIKLYNVVYPSLCDSNIFQRTLVNEVLYWAETLKREWLEEIRGVGDEESEQTDEEGCSREGMDREESQTGEVERVEAGGRGFEVENEEVGGEGRTDMGQVEPYREGQSVCVPLVRLCSCPRVQALSGTVQRLTKFLLENSRVQLTNDGTAVVLVDSDDEDLEWDENFDNTGTGPFFVSSVENEDWETELGQ